In the genome of Phacochoerus africanus isolate WHEZ1 chromosome 5, ROS_Pafr_v1, whole genome shotgun sequence, the window acCTTGAAGAATATAAAGTTTGTATCAGTTGTTGCATTTCACAGAGTTAAAGGATTCAGTTCTCTCGAAAACCGAAAATATcaatatctttcattttttaaactggaatTTAAGGAATGATGATTTCTTTACTTCTCAATCAGATAAGTTAGAGGtaggtataaaaaataaatatatacatttatgtaagcCAGCTTCCTTTACATACTTTTggccaaaatataaaattcaatctATATGGCTGTCATGTACAATCCTGAAGGATAGTAAATGTTAAAGTGTAATTTTAAGCGCTAATTTATAAGAAGCTGAAGACCTCAGTTTCTTATAACCACATGATAAAAAGTTAAAGGCAATACTCTAAACTTGAAGtaggaaagaatatttaaatactcAATTTTTGTATTTAGGTATTCTCCCACCTATTTTaattatgtctttatttattcgtttttttttagggccgcagccacagcatatggaagtttccaggctagaggtcacactggagctacagctgctggcctacaccgcagccacagcaacaccagatccagccttatctgcaacctacaccacagctcacagcaacatcagatcctttgactcactgagtgaaaccagagatcaaacctgcatcctcatggataccagtcggattcgtttctgctgcttcacaacaggaactccctaattatgtctttaaaaagctGTTTAACTGTTAAGTTTTAGTTCAACATTATACTTTAGGCATAATATGACATTTTCATGTACAATATtctataacaaaagaaaaaaaaagttaaattaaccATGTCTGTGACTGATTTTGTTCTAAAGGcccaaaaatattttacttgagCAATGGCAGGAAGCAAAGAAGCAAAGCCAAAGTGTTAGAAGGCATTATTAGCTGAAGAATAATCtgagatacaatttttttctgcaaTATTATAATGCAGTTGAAAGAAACTACTTGATCTTCTTTATTTAGATTAATTAAAACTAATTATCTGTATTGTTCCTCTAacaataaatcttaaaatcatttttttttgaaatccaaAATAGTAAGCTGCTATTttctctagaagaaaacatgaatatAATACCTCGAAgcctaggattaaaaaaaaaattatatcatttattcTGGGAAGCCTAAGTTTTGTGTGGATGAGGCAGAGATTTAGCAAATTTgatccataattttaaaagtacatattaaACTAAATGATTTGAACActgaaggtatttttttccttatgtaaaGACTAATACCAATAAAAGGCTAAAGTTTCTATCAATAGGTCACATGAGAAACAGCCAAAGTGGTTAAGAATACAGGCTCTGAAGTCAGACAAACCTAGGTCCATAGTTCATAAATACCTTACGTGATATTGGACAGTTCACTCATTCTGAGTCTCAGTCTCCTTATGTGTAAACCAGGGACAGGATAACAACAATACTCATTTCATAGCATTACTATAAGGTTTAAATGAAACATGTAAagtatagtgcctggcacatattaagtAGTTTACCAATGACAGCTGTTTTTATTGTTACTAGTATTTTTACCAacaaaatgtgactttttttctgaagtactttttttttttctttttaggtccacacctgtggcctatggaagttcccaggctaggggatgaattggagctgcagctgccagcctacaccacagccacagcaacatgggagccacaccacagcttgtggcaaactacgccacagctcgcggcaatgccggatccttaacccactgtacaaggccagggatccaacccaatcctcatggatactagtctgggtacttaacccgctgagccacaacaggaactccaacaaaatgtGACTTTCTGTAGCAAACCTGAATTCCCGCTAACACACCGAAAAAAATCTCTCTTGTTGTAAATCcacaaatattacaaaaggaaagGTGAAGGAAATGGTCATTTTGTCTGTAGCCATTAAAAACTATTACTGACCTGGTCTGAAAATTAACCTgagaatgtatataaatttctTGCTGAGGTCCTTTAATACTTCATGACAGTAATTCCTAAATATTCACGTTGGAGTTTCTGAAGTAAACATTGTTcaagtaaaaaagaaagcaataccAATCCCAGCAATAAAAGACCTATAGGGATGCTCAGATGATGCCAGACAATTACTTTGGTTTAGTAGATTTGTTACAGTTAGTGCTTAACAGATGGGTGGTGATTAAAGGAGTTTGGAATTCAAGTGTTTTGGATTTAGAAGAGATTATTTAAACAAAATCTTTTCTCATCTTGGTGAAATATTATTAcaacaattctggagttcccgtcgtggcgcagtcgttaacgaatctgactaggaactatgaggttgtgggttcgatccctggccttgctcagtgggttaaggatctggcattgccgtgagctgtagtgtagattgcagacgtggctcggatcccacgttgctgtggctctggcgtaggccggtggctacaactccgattagacccctagcctgggaaactccgtatgccgtgggagtggcccaagaaatggcaaaaaaaaaaaaaaaaaaattctgttgggaCATTCCTCTCCCACTCCCCCAGATTTAGAAGGTCAactgatataaaagaaaaatcctaatAACTACTTCTGAGTTAATTGTGACCTAGATCCTTTAATGAAGTTTTCCAAACTAGATTTACAAAGTTTacgttatttattttttttcttttttggctgcatccacagcatatggaagttcctgggccagagatcgaatcagagccaaAGTTGcatcctatgccatagctgcagcaaccaatgccaaatccttaaccctctgcaccaggctggggagcaaACTGGCACTGCCAGAGAGATAaaccagattattaacccaccgcaccacagcaggaactcctagatttacaaattttaaaaatgcacaggtAATTCCAATTGAATATGTTTTGTTACCTTTGAGAGCTAGGTTTAGCATATCGCCAGCCCGGAAAGAAATTTCTTCTTCAGATACAGCAACAAAATCGAATTCTGCTCTAGCAACTACATGGTCATCCTCACCACTTGCCCAGCTGGTACTGTCtataaaacaaattaagaatAGGATTAGGTTAgtaaaacaaaaacgaaaaaagagATGTTTCACTGTCTATGATCTGCAAACTGTATAAACTTATTTGCCAAGAGAAAATATCCCCCCCCAAAAGTAAACTCTCCAATTAacactatataaaaatattcattaaggtGTCTATTACGCactatttccttttccttaagcTCCGAATGCTAGCTTCCTTAATTTTAGAGGTCAGCAATATTttttgtaaagtaaaaaaaaatttttttttcttttttggctttttgccttttctagggctgctcccacagcatatggagattcccaggctaggggtctaatcggagttgtagccagcagcctaaaccagagccacagcaacttgggatctgagccacatctgcaacctacaccacagctcacggcaacaccagatccttaatccactgagcaaggccagggatcgaacccgcaacgtcatggttcctagtcggattcgttaaccacggcaccactacaggaactcctaaaaaattttttttgatagtaaacattttaggcttttcAGGCCACAAGACAAAATCTAACATGTTTAACTTCTTATACTACAGAGAAAATTTTTTctataaactttgaaaaattcaaaatattacaattggggtttttttttgtaatataggTCTAGTATAAAGAATATAATCTTTTTTGGGGAAGGACAATATTTCACTTAATTGGGGTTCAAAGATAGTATTCTCTATCATCAATATCAATTGCAAATATTTATCTGTTAATGCTAATTTGCAATGAGATTTGaggtatttcattttgaaaatgttttttcatgTAGATATGTATTGCCAAATCCTGATATCAATCCATTGAACATGTGGTTTTGCTCTCTGTTTTAgccattcccgtggcatgtggaagttcctggaccagggacagaagatggaccacagcagtgacccaaatcgctgcagtgacaatgctggatccttaactggctgtgccacagaAAAACTATGAGTatgtcattttgagaatattcATCCTAAGAAGATGAAGAGAGTAGATTtctattaaattctttttatatttaccttttaaatgtCATTACATAGAAATTAAACACTTCCAAGTGAAGATTAAATGGAAGCTCCTGGAGtccccgtggtggcgcagtggttaacgaatccgactaggaaccatgaggttgcgggttcggtccctgcccttgctcagtgggttaacgattcggtgttgccgtgagctgtggtgtaggttgcagacgcggctcggatcccgcgttgctgtggctctggcgtaggccggcggctacagctccgattcaacccctagcctgggaatctccatatgccgcgggagcggcccaagaaatagcaacaacaacaacaacaaaaagacaaaagacaaaaaaaaaaaaaaaaaggaagctcctTAATGGGTTATATGGATTTTGAAATACAGACATTTCCTTTGCACTTGCATGGAGATCCAAAAACACTTCTAAATTGTAATTTGAGCTTGAAAAGTATATCTATTACAAACTTATGTGGGAATGGAAATCTTGCTTGCCTAGGGATGTAAAAGCAATGTGACATTGCTTATGATTCAAACTATATTAGCTGTTGTCACActaacttttctccattgttttcacatataagtgctaCTTTGCCTTGTGGTTTTAGGTTGAGTTCATTAAAAACATTACCAAGTCTGTAGCAAAAGCTGATTTCCAAAGCCATTAAGTGTTTACTAAGAGTGGTTCATGACGGTTCTTGTTTTACAGAAAAATCTGTCTTGACCTTGATCCCAAAGAAACAGTAATAAACCTTAATCATCTAACTGCTGTATTGTAGGAAAGTCAGGATCTTCAGCTTCTACTTCTGACAAAGATTCCCAGAACTGACAATAACTATGTCCAAAAAGGTGACTGAAGTTCACCTTTGACACTATTAGTTCAATAACACATGATATATTCAAATACTTTCTGCAGTGAACTTGCTGATAAATAATACAATGAATAGCCATAGGCtttaaaaacttcaaattttctttttttttttttgctttttagggccacgccagtggcatacggaggttcccaggctaggggtcaaattggagctgtagctgctggcctataccacagccacaggaatgacagatctgagctgtgtctgcgacctagacctctcagttcatggcaatgctggatccttaacccactgaatgaagccagggattgaagctgcatcctcatggatgctagtcagattcatttccactgagccacgatgggaactccccagaaactTCTATTTTCAAAACTCTGTAAATTTTGTCCAACTAAgcctttttctgttccacatgATTTTTTACCACCATCAATCAGAACACATCTTTGCAGATTTAACTTCAGGTTGTGTTGGATTACTTTTTATTCaaacttctttgaaaatattcttgTCTGTAGTTGTTCTATGCAGACTATTCACAGAAGTTCCATCTTCGGTCACTTCAAATTCAACACTGACTTCTCCAATAAACCACTGAGCATAATCCATAATATTTATTGGGTCATAATGAGCCAAATAAACCTGTTTGAAATCATCTGTCTTGTTTTGACTATTGATGTTGTTTCAGATAACCTTATGGTTAATAGTCTTAAACAAATTTACTTTCTTTGGATAGATTTCCCTGGCTGTTGCAATAACCACTGGTAAACAGATTCCCTTGCTAATCTGACAAGTGAGCCTCTCAGAAACTTATTTTGGTTGCAGGCTTACTTTATCTTCTTTTACTATCCCCACACCCCCCACAGGTGAGGAAATCCTAGGATGGGATATTCCCATttcaaatattctaatttttttgactACTGACTTCCTGTGAATTGGGAGTATTATGATGAGTGCTCAATCTGATAATGTTGATGTATACTGTATCCCTTTAACACAGCTATGTTGCCACTGCATAATAAATGCAATGCTTTACCACCTAATTCAATAACAGAATAATCCAGACTATACTGTGTCTTAAAAGTGCAAgatttagggagtttccattgtggctcagtggtaacaaacttgactagcatccatgaggatgcgggtttgatccctggccttgctcaggaggttaatgatccggtgttgctgtgagctgtgctataggttgcagatgctactcggatcccaagttgctgtagttgtggcgtaggttggcagctgtagctccaatttgaccgctagcctgggaacttccatatgctgcaggtgtggcctaaaaaagaccaaaaaaaaagtgcaatattCAAAATCCACTTCGCTATTTTCTTGCGTGGCATGTATGcactcataataaaaaaatatatattgcagTATAACAATACACATGGCACTCAATACACTGTCAAGTTACGTTAGTGAGATTTGCAGTGTGTGGAAAAACTGCAAAGCAATGAGAGTGCCAACGCAGAGTCTCTGTTGCAAACTATTCAACTCTGCTCCTTTAGTACAAAAGCAACCACAGCAATATGTACatgaatgagtgtggctgtgtcCTAGTGAAATTTTACTAATGGACATAGatatttgaaaatacaattttcaCACTATAAATAGTATTCTTTTGGGGTTCTTTTTCCAACTGTGTATTGAATagtgtaaaaaccattcttagtttGCAGGCTGTACAGAGAAAGGAGCAAGCCAGATTTGGCTGACAGGCCATAGTCTGCCAACCCTTGTCCTAAGCAGCTAAGTCACAGGGCCTACATAAGCTTCCTCAGTTTTGCTTTTCCTTGAAAATTTGTTAGTATTGTTCTCCCTCTTTGGGCTCAGATTAAAAAAACTGTCCCCTCCTTTTCACCTGCCTAGGATCATATCTTCCACCTGTTATAGgaggtttcttccttttttgactcctctctttcctcctggaCAATCACCCTTTGTCCTTCTCTCAGCCTAAAATCATTCCCAGATCTCacgtcataaaaagacaaagcaaaacaaaaaactaaatacaacaACATCAACTTGCTCTTACCCAAAGCTGgctatgcattttttcttttcttccatttactgataatttttttccccacatcttcAGATATGATATACCTTTTATCCTTCTCCATAGCTTCTGGCCCTGGAGGAGACTTTACTGAAATTATGTGCTGGAGTTGACCTCCAAATGACAAATCTGATGATCTTTTCTCAGTTGTTGATCTAATCTTGCTATTGCACCCGATACCATGCATCATCCCTCCTTGTCTTGAAACTTCCTCCCTTCACCTCCACTTCTATAACACAGGATTAACACAGTTCTAATTCTGCTCTTCCTGATTTCCATCTTggttcctcttcttttctctctaccATTGTAATACCATCTACTTACACTATTTCAACTCTCACTTCTATGTGGATGACtcttaaatctttcatttttcactgtCACCCCTTTCCTGACTTTTAAACTGCTTTCTGAAGCTTTCTCAAGTTCCATTTGAATGTCCCATTGGCATATCAAACCCAATATAACTCTAACCAAATTAATGGTAATCATTCACAAGCCAGTAGTTCCATggtttctctgtatttattttactgaCTTTACTTTCAAATACATACCCAGAAAGTGACCCCACGCCAGAAGGTGCATCACTACCACCCAGAGCCCAAACCACTATCATTTCCCACTTGAATTACGGTTAACGGCCTCTTGATTCTCAAGATTGGTCTCTTTGGCCCTAGCTCTACCTAAAAACCATTCTCAGCaaaaagaattttcctttaaaacataaGTCAGATCATACCACTCCTTTGCACAAAACTCTGCCATGGCTTCCCATTTCAGAATAAAGGCCAGAGTTCTTTTAAAAGTCCAGAAGGCTTATACCATCTAGACACTGTGTTCTTCCCTCCTTCATTTCCTGTTACTCTGACTTTGCTTCATTCAAACTGGCCTCCTTGTTGTTCGCATGACATGACAGTCACAGTGCCATTTAAATacctttgagattatttttgcaAAATAGTTTTGATGTTACCTATGCCTCAAACACTCCCCTCAAATAGCATACTccctttatcttctttggagaggcTTTCCCTGACTGTGTGTAGCTCTGTGTCTCATTTCCTACCACTGGCACTCTGCAATActcttccctgctttatttttttccctttggcactTACTACCTTCTGATTTACTATATATTTGACTTATTTATTATTGTCTCTTACAGTCAGAAgggcatagatttttaaaaactattttattcacTGCTATATCACTAGATCCTAGAACTGTGTCTGGCATGTAGtaggcactcaacaaatatttactgagttaacaaataaaacattatcCCTCCAATAAGTCAATTTTAAAGGTCTAGGGCATTTtgattcttcctttccctttacGTAATGAATATATTTAGTAACTAAATCTGTTGGATCTACTATATTTTTGCTCCTTTCACATACCCTAGTTCAGGTCATTATCTCTCACCTATTCAAATGCAAAAGCACCATAAGTGATGTCTccaaattaatatttgttaagtacCTTTGATATGCCAGTCAGATTGTTAGCTTTTGGGAATACAATGGTAAATATAACCCAAAATTCTTCATTAATCTTACCATCCAatttgacctatttttttttttttttgctttttagggcagcacccgcagcatatggggggcagtttcccaggctaggggtcaaatctgagctgtagccactggcctacgccacagccacagttaatgccagatccgagcagtgtctatgacctacaccacagctcacagcaacgcaacatccttaacccactgagcgaggccagggatggaacctgtgtcttcatagatgccagtcagattcatttccactgagccactatgggaactccacactgacCTATTTTAAACACTGGTGACAGACTGATCTTTTCAGAGCACTGTTTATATGTATGTCATAAatctcctttaaaaaacaaaaacagacaaccAAAAACTAGTCCTTTCCTTACTAAATGAAGAGTAAGTCATGTCATGGAATTAAGATCTTCCATTATTAGGCTCCAATCTAATTTCTTAGTATCCTTCTATTCAATACCATAGGACAGCTGATGAACAAATCTCCTATTTTCtgctatgtacttttttttttttgtcttttgtctttgttgttgttgttgttgttgttgctatttcttgggccgctcccacggcatatggaggttcccaggctaggggttgaatcagagctgtagccaccggcctacgccagagccacagcaacacgggatccgagccgcgtctgcaacctacaccacagctcactgcaacgccggatcgttaacccactgagcaagggcagggaccgatcccgcaacctcatggttcctagtcggattcttcaaccactgcaccacgacgggaactcctgctatgtaCTTTTGTTCAAACTATTCTATCTGCTTgacagtgttattttttttttccccatgtaacTGATGGAATGTTACCTATCTTTCCAAAATCTAACTTAGATGCCACTTCTTTCTGGATGTGAATAGTCAAAAAAATGTCAGCATCACTTCTAAAGTGAGGTAATACTTTGTACCAGGGACAAAATAGGAGTTTAACAGTCAAATAGGCCTGGTTTTGTTTCTAAAGTTCTGCCTTATTAAagatgtgaccctgggcaagtgacttttctgaacctcagttttatcacttgtaaaatgaatataattctTCTTGGGattattgtaagaattaaatgagataaaatacttAGCACAGTATCTTGCATGTAAAAAAGGCTCAATAAGCCTTATTTTTTCCCTACTGTCATATTTCTAACACCCTTTACATTACAATTACCTATATATGTGCATCTCTTCCActaagttttagaaaaataagggGAATATGGCCTGGATATCTTTGCATCTTTCACAGCATTAAGTTTAGTATTTTGTGGACAGTAGTTAGGTAATGTATATTATTAAACTGAACTAACAAAGAATAAATCAATAAGcctgtttttgcttcattttcctcttccagTTTTAAAGCTCTTAACTGAAAATGTAACTGGATcgaaatattaaatacaaatgaatataaaGAAAGCTAATTTAATTAATCTATTCTTTAAATCTGAGATTGTTATATTCTTTTGGAACCCATTCTATTACTCTTACCTGTTACTTCATCACTGTAAGTAGACAGCAATTTCCAGATGAGGTAAGGACCACCAAGGATAACAGCAAAGAATAAGAATATTGGCCAAGATTTTGCTGAGTTAGCTCCTCTGTCCTCAGCACCAAGGCAAGCCACAGTCCTTTCACTTTCTGCCCATAGGTCTTCATTCTCAGAGCCTCTTCTTAAACCCATCATCCACTGTAACCGTCTATAAAGATACCTTATAGTCCTAACTAGTGCAAAAGCTGAAAAAACCTTTGTGAAGTGTATTTTTAATCGGGAAAAGTGGTTTGCTACATCCAATACAGCCCTGAAACTGTTATAGACAGCTGAAAAGGTAGCATCCATCATCATACTGACAGAGGCAAATGCATGTACAATACTTTCAATGGACTGAAATGCACCTCTGCTGCTTTCTTCAGCTTGCTGAACAAATCTACTAGGTGGAAGATCATCTATACGGAGGCGGTTATAGCCCAACCCATTATATCCATAACTATAAGGGCTATAGCTTCCATAATATGAATTTCCAAAGGCACCATATCCAGAAGAAAATGAACTGTAAGCAGGTCTGAAAGTGTTCACATTGCTGCTTCCTGTCTGCTGTGATGGCCTTGGAAGAATAGGTGGTGGCACTCTGCTCAGTGTTGGTTGTCCAGGTCTTGTCAATATAGTGGGGCCCAAATCAGCAGatctaaaaccaaaaaagaatcaaaattgtAACTCAAGCACACAATAAATTCATTCAAACTATTAAACATA includes:
- the PEX13 gene encoding peroxisome biogenesis factor 13, encoding MQSGSREEVEMASQPPPPPKPWETRRIPGAGPGPGPGPTFQSADLGPTILTRPGQPTLSRVPPPILPRPSQQTGSSNVNTFRPAYSSFSSGYGAFGNSYYGSYSPYSYGYNGLGYNRLRIDDLPPSRFVQQAEESSRGAFQSIESIVHAFASVSMMMDATFSAVYNSFRAVLDVANHFSRLKIHFTKVFSAFALVRTIRYLYRRLQWMMGLRRGSENEDLWAESERTVACLGAEDRGANSAKSWPIFLFFAVILGGPYLIWKLLSTYSDEVTDSTSWASGEDDHVVARAEFDFVAVSEEEISFRAGDMLNLALKEQQPRVRGWLLASLDGQTTGLIPANYVKILGKRRGRKSVESSKISKQQQSFTNTTLTKGATAADSLEEQEAAFESVFVETTKVTVAPDSSGKNGDKQDL